Below is a window of Herminiimonas arsenicoxydans DNA.
CGGCGGGAAAAACCGCGCTGCTGGAGTTCGTGCAGAATGTGATCCCCAAGCATGTGAATTGCATTTACATCCGTCAATCTGCCCCGCTGGGTCTGGGCCATGCAGTGCTGTGCGCGCGCCCGGTGGTCGGCAACGAACCGTTTGCGGTACTGCTGGCGGATGACTTCATGGATACGCCGGCCGGCACGGCGCCGGTACTGGCGCAGATGGTTGAAATTTTTGAACGTGAAGGCAGCAGCATCCTTGCCGTGCAGGACGTGCCGCGCGCAGAAACCAGGCAATACGGTATCGTCAGCGCAACGCCGTATCAGGACAGGCTGGAGCAGGTCGATGCGATCGTCGAAAAGCCGCAGCCGGAAGATGCGCCTTCGACGCTGGCGGTGGTCGGGCGTTATATCCTGAGCGGCAGGATATTCGATTACCTGGAAAATGTGAGTCAGGGCGCGGGTGGCGAAATACAATTGACCGACGGCATTGCGGCCCTGATGCGCGATCAAAAGGTGCTGGCTTACCGTTATGAAGGTCAGCGTTATGATTGTGGTTCCAAGCTGGGTTATCTGAAGGCGATGGTGGACATGGGGCGCAAGCATCCGGAAACCGGCGCCGCCTTTACAGAATATTTGAAGACACTGAAATGACGGTAAGAGAAATCCTGAAGATGGGCGATCCGCGTTTGCTGCGGGTAGCTGAACCGGTGAAGGAATTCAATACGCCGGAACTCAATGCGCTGATTGCCGACATGTTCGATACCATGCATGCAGCGCATGGCGCAGGCCTGGCTGCGCCCCAGATCGGTGTGAATCTGCGTCTCGTGATTTACGGCTTCAAGCAAAACACGCGCTATCCCGACGCACCGCCGGTGCCCGAAACGGTATTGATCAATCCGAAGTTGCGACCGCTTTCTTCCGAGCGGGAAGAGGGGTGGGAAGGGTGCCTGTCCGTGCCCGGTTTGCGCGGCGTGGTGCCGCGTTTCAGTTCCCTGCACTATGAAGGTTTCGATCAGTTCGGCAAGGCAATCAGTCGCGATGCAGACGGTTTCCATGCACGCGTGGTGCAGCATGAATGCGATCATCTGGATGGCATCCTGTATCCGATGCGCATCGAGGATTTCAGCCAGTTCGGCTACGTCGATGTACTGTTCCCTGAAATGGATCCGAACGAGGACGACTGACCTGCGGGCGTCTGCTCCGGATATTCATGCGCGCCGTTTGTGCCGTATTTATTTCC
It encodes the following:
- the galU gene encoding Glucose-1-phosphate uridylyltransferase (Evidence 2a : Function of homologous gene experimentally demonstrated in an other organism; PubMedId : 8320212, 7961613, 8169209; Product type e : enzyme) produces the protein MNKIRKAVFPVAGLGSRFLPATKAQPKEMLPIVDKPLIQYAVEEAVAAGITEMIFITGRNKRAIEDHFDTAYELERELEAAGKTALLEFVQNVIPKHVNCIYIRQSAPLGLGHAVLCARPVVGNEPFAVLLADDFMDTPAGTAPVLAQMVEIFEREGSSILAVQDVPRAETRQYGIVSATPYQDRLEQVDAIVEKPQPEDAPSTLAVVGRYILSGRIFDYLENVSQGAGGEIQLTDGIAALMRDQKVLAYRYEGQRYDCGSKLGYLKAMVDMGRKHPETGAAFTEYLKTLK
- the def2 gene encoding Peptide deformylase (PDF) (Polypeptide deformylase) (Evidence 2a : Function of homologous gene experimentally demonstrated in an other organism; PubMedId : 11976499; Product type e : enzyme) is translated as MTVREILKMGDPRLLRVAEPVKEFNTPELNALIADMFDTMHAAHGAGLAAPQIGVNLRLVIYGFKQNTRYPDAPPVPETVLINPKLRPLSSEREEGWEGCLSVPGLRGVVPRFSSLHYEGFDQFGKAISRDADGFHARVVQHECDHLDGILYPMRIEDFSQFGYVDVLFPEMDPNEDD